The following coding sequences are from one Eptesicus fuscus isolate TK198812 chromosome 7, DD_ASM_mEF_20220401, whole genome shotgun sequence window:
- the RASSF8 gene encoding ras association domain-containing protein 8 — protein MELKVWVDGVQRIVCGVTEVTTCQEVVIALAQAIGRTGRYTLIEKWRDTERHLAPHENPIISLNKWGQYASDVQLILRRTGPSLSERPTSDSVARIPERTLYRQSLPPLAKLRPQVDKSIKRREPKRKSLTFTGGAKGLMDIFGKGKETEFKQKVLNNCRTTADELKKLIRLQTEKLQSIEKELKSNEIEIQFWEQKYNSNLEEEIVRLEQKIKRNDVEIEEEEFWENELQIEQENEKQLKDQLQEIRQKITECESKLKDYLAQIQTMENGLEAEKLQREVQEAQVNEEEVKGKIGKVKGEIDIQGQQSLRLENGIKAVERSLGQATKRLQDKEQELEQLTKELRQVNLQQFIQQTGTKVTVLPAEPNEVEASHVDIEREAAFQSGSLKRPGSSRQLPTNLRILQNPISSGFNPEGIYV, from the exons gtCGAACTGGAAGGTACACTCTAATAGAAAAATGGAGAGACACTGAAAGGCATTTGGCACCTCATGAAAATCCCATCATATCCTTAAACAAGTGGGGGCAGTATGCCAGTGACGTGCAGCTTATTTTACGTCGGACAGGGCCATCCCTCAGTGAGCGGCCCACTTCTGACAGCGTGGCTCGAATTCCTGAAAGAACTTTATACAGGCAGAGCTTGCCCCCCTTAGCCAAACTGAGGCCTCAGGTGGACAAATCAATCAAACGGAGAGAACCTAAGAGGAAATCGTTAACATTTACAGGCGGTGCCAAAGGGTTAATGGACATTTTTGGAAAAGGTAAAGAAACTGAATTTAAGCAAAAAGTGCTGAATAACTGTAGAACAACAGCAGACGAGCTAAAGAAGCTGATCCGCCTGCAGACGGAGAAGCTTCAGTCCATTGAGAAAGAGCTGAaatcaaatgaaatagaaatacagTTTTGGGAGCAAAAGTATAATTCTAACCTTGAAGAGGAAATTGTCCGCCTGGAGCAGAAGATCAAAAGAAATGATGTAGAAATTGAAGAGGAAGAATTTTGGGAAAATGAATTGCAGATTgaacaggaaaatgaaaaacagcTGAAGGATCAACTTcaagaaataagacagaaaataaCAGAATGCGAGAGCAAATTAAAGGACTATTTGGCCCAGATCCAGACTATGGAAAACGGTCTTGAGGCAGAAAAATTGCAACGGGAAGTCCAGGAGGCACAAGTCAATGAAGAAGAGGTTAAAGGAAAGATCGGTAAGGTCAAAGGGGAAATTGACATTCAAGGACAGCAGAGTCTGAGGCTGGAAAATGGTATTAAAGCTGTGGAAAGATCTCTCGGACAAGCCACCAAACGCTTACAG GACAAAGAACAGGAACTGGAGCAGCTGACGAAAGAGCTGCGGCAAGTCAATCTCCAGCAGTTTATCCAGCAGACAGGGACGAAAGTGACCGTTTTGCCAGCGGAGCCCAATGAAGTAGAGGCCTCACACGTAGACATAGAAAGGG AGGCAGCATTCCAGTCTGGCTCCCTGAAGCGGCCTGGTTCATCCCGGCAACTCCCCACTAATCTTCGGATTCTGCAGAATCCTATCTCATCTGGTTTTAATCCTGAAGGCATATATGTATAA